From a single Papaver somniferum cultivar HN1 unplaced genomic scaffold, ASM357369v1 unplaced-scaffold_133, whole genome shotgun sequence genomic region:
- the LOC113333787 gene encoding BAG family molecular chaperone regulator 5, mitochondrial-like: protein MIKKISSVNKEADELETQIQQQETVNKIRSNEKEKLSMNEALMRLLLKLDSVRGVYEPVRELRRRVSRRIVGLQEILDAITDERVRDSDELIRTWEDVVAEMEGRVCEDLAGRRINGDQERFLMEKYCIETLGFRCLERFFRGV, encoded by the exons ATGATTAAGAAAATCTCATCAGTAAACAAAGAAGCAGATGAATTAGAAACCCAAATTCAACAGCAAGAAACAGTTAATAAGATTCGGAGTAACGAGAAAGAGAAATTAAGTATGAATGAAGCTTTGATGCGTTTGTTACTGAAACTTGATTCTGTGAGAGGGGTTTATGAACCAGTTCGTGAATTGAGAAGAAGGGTTAGTCGGAGAATCGTAGGGTTACAAGAGATTTTAGATGCGATTACTGATGAAAGAGTTAGGGATTCAGATGAGTTGATACGGACTTGGGAAGATGTTGTTGCGGAAATGGAAGGACGTGTTTGTGAAGATTTGGCTGGGAGAAGAATTAATGGTGATCAAGAGAGATTTTTGATGGAgaa atattgtattgaaactttAGGTTTTCGTTGCTTGGAGAGGTTTTTCAGAGGGGTTTAA